A segment of the Candidatus Sumerlaea chitinivorans genome:
GCCTTCGCGTACTTTCTTGAATATGCGCGTTGCAATGGGTTGCGATTCCGGCTTCCACCCAGAAGCCGAATCATGGAAACGGGTGGCTTCAAAGGACGCGTCCGCGAAATTCCGCGTTCTGAATTCTACCAATTGCTGCAGGACACGCTGGGCATCCCGCAATCGGCGATTGTGAACGAATACAGCATGACCGAGCTGTCATCGCAGTTTTATGACCGAAGCTTACTCGAGTTCCTGAAAAAGCGGACGGCACCATCAGAGCCCCGGATCAAGAGCGGCCCCCCTTGGGCACGTGTACGCATTGTTAACCCGTTGACAGGCCAAGAGGTGGGCATCGGCGAACGTGGCTTGATCCGGATTTATGATCTTGCGAACTTGGGAAGCGTACTGTCCATTCAGACAGAAGATGTGGGAATCCGTCACAGTGACGGTTTTGAAATTGTTGGGCGCGTTGGGTCTGCACCGCCTCGCGGCTGCTCACTGGAAGCGGAACCACTACTTAATTCTGTAGGGGAGAAAACATTATGAGTTGTTCGCCATTTCAAAATATCGAACTTGCACCACCTGATCCCATTCTGGGGCTGACCGAAGCCTTCAACGCCGACACTAATCCGAAAAAAGTGAACCTTGGTGTCGGCGTCTATCAGGATGAAAACGGGAAAGTGCCCGTTTTGAAAAGCGTACGCGAGGCGGAAAAACGCTGGTACGAACGCGAGGACTCGAAGAGCTATCTACCCATTGATGGCGTTCCTGCTTACAACAAAGCTGTCCAAAGCCTACTTTTTGGGGCCGATTCCAATCTCATAGCTGAGCAACGATTGGTTACTGTACAAACGCTGGGGGGAACAGGCGCATTGCGTTTGGGTGCCGACTTCTTGAAGCGGTTCTTTCCAAACTCGGCGGTTTACATTAGCAATCCCAGCTGGGAGAATCATCGTGGGATTTTCGAAGCATGCGGCTTTGAAGTGCGCACGTATCCGTATTACGACTCGAACACCTCATCGCTGGACTTTTCCGCGATGGCAGATGCTTTTTCGAAACTCCCCGAGCACAGCATCGTGCTAATGCACGCATCGTGCCACAATCCCACGGGAGTAGACCTATCGGAAGAACAGTGGGAGCAAGTTGTGCCCCTGCTGGTCGAACGCCACGCCATTGTCTTTTTGGATTTTGCCTATCAAGGCTTTGCAAAGGACATTGAGGCGGATACCCTTGCTCTTCAGGCATTTGCGAAACGTGGCGTGCCATTCCTTGTTGCAAGCTCCTTCTCAAAGAATTTCTCACTTTATCGAGAAAGAGTGGGGGCACTAACTTTCGTTACCGCGAACGCGGACGAAGCCAAACGCGTTTTGAGTCAGGCGAAACGCGTGGTACGAACGAACTGGTCAAATCCTCCGTCTCACGGCGCTCAAGTGGTGGCCCTAATTCTGAACGATCCAGAGCTTCGCGAAATGTGGCGCGGAGAGGTCGCGGCGATGCGCGAGCGCATTCGAAAAATGCGCTCATTGTTTGTAGTTAAGCTGCGCGAATTGGGCGTAAAACGCGACTTTAGTTTCATTGAGCGACAGAACGGAATGTTTTCCTTCTCCGGCCTCACCCCGGATGTGGTCGAGCGCCTGCGTAATGAGTATAGCCTCTATATCGTTCGAAGTGGGCGAATCTGTGTTGCGGCAATGAACGAACGCAACATTGACTATATCTGCTCGGCAATTGCGGCGGTTCTTGAGAAGTAAGACGGCCGTCGGGGCTGAGCCGAACTATACACAAGTCTTGCGCCACACCGAAGCGCCTGCTAATGCGAGGTTATGACCATTAAGGCACTGGCGCAGCGTCTTGTCGCCAACCTGATCAGAAAAAGGCCGGCGGTGAGGGATGTCTACACCGAGGAGTCGCTCGAAAAGAGGGTTGGCGCGCTTGCCGCGCTTTTGCGTCTTGAAAGTAGCGCTTATGCCGAGGGGCTTCAGGGCATCATCGAAGCGTGTCTCGAAACCCCAGAGCCTATCGCAGCGCTTACCAATTTTGAGCGATTCTTTGAAAGTCTGGAAGCGCCGCGGGAGTGTTACGAGCGCTTGGCAAGAGATGCCCAGGCGCTCCGCTGTGTGAGCGTCCTGTTTGGTTACTCTCAATTTCTTTCGGATGTGCTGATACGCTATCCTGAGTTTTTCGATTGGCTCTGCGCCCCTTCTCGTTTAGAAGCTCCTAAGGGAACTGCCGAATACCGAGAAGAAGCACTCGGCATTGTGCAGGCTGAAGAAGACAGCTCCACAGCGCGCAACATGCTGGCCCGTTGGCGCCGCCGTGAAATATTAAGGATTGGGGCGCGCGACCTTCTGCGTCATGCAAGCATTGAAATCATCACACATGAGATTTCCGACTTGGCACAGGCCTGCATAACGGCAGCTGCGGACGTAGCGTGGCGAGAAATGGTGAATCGCTACGGCGAGCCACAGGCGGAATCTGAACTTCAGCCTCGGCATACCGCCGGCATGTGTGTCATCGGCATGGGCAAGCTCGGTGGGCGCGAACTGAATTTCTCGTCGGACATTGACCTGATTTTCATATATGAAGCCGAAGGGGAGACGAGTGGCCTTCTGCCAGATGGCCGGCGAGTCCAACCGACATCCAATCATCAGTTTTTTAACAAAATGGGGGAGGCGATAGTTCGCTTTTTGTCCGAGCCCGGAGAGCATGGGAATCTGTTCCGCGTCGATATGCGCCTTCGTCCTGAAGGCAAAGCAGGCCCCCTTGCGCGTTCCCTTGAGTCCTTCGCAAACTATCTTGGGCAACAAGCGCGTGACTGGGAGAAGCTCGCCTACCTGAAGGCCCGTGTGATGTGTGGGCCCGCGCAACTGGCTGAGAGGATTTATCGGTTCACCCAAGAGTTCGTTTTCGATGCCACGGAACCCGAACAAATCATCCGAGAAATTGAGAAACTGAAGTTGATGATCGACCGGGAGGTCCACCTGAGCGATCTATACCATCGGGAGGTCAAGCGGGGCTATGGCGGAATACGCGAAATTGAGTTTGTGATTGCCGCCATGCAGATCGTCTACGGGCGGACACATCGTGCGCTGCGGGTGCGCAATATCTTCGTCGCGATCGAACGACTTCGCGAGGTGAATCTCCTCACCGCTGACGAAGCGGAATTCTACTTAGATGCGTACAGCTTCCTGCGGCTCGTTGAACACCGTTTACAGATGGCCGCAGAGCATCAAACGCACACGTTGCCTGCTCAACCCAACCAACGTGCGATTCTGGCTGCCCGTTGCCACTTTGCATCCCCGGAGGAATTCGAGGCTAAGCTATCGTCCGTTACAAACGGCGTCCACGAGCGTTTTGTGCGGTTTTTCCAGCAAGATGTCACTGAGGCCAGCAGGGAACTTAGCGATGTGCTTGTGATTCTCGATCAAGATGCAGATGAGTCCGCTGCAATAGACGTTTTAGCCCGCTATCATCTTGGGAACAAGGAGTGCCTCCGTCTCATCCGGGACTTATGCTATGGGACGAGAGAAGTTTTTGTCAGCGCCGAAGGTCAGCGGTATTTCGAGCAGATGGTACCCTCGCTGCTTCGGCTCACAATGAGAATGCCCGATCCGCCGGCCGTAATCCGCAATCTTCACTCGTTCATGCTCTCGATTAAAGGCATCACCTACTACTATGAACTGATCGCCCAACATACGGACATATTGAAATTACTCGTGCTTTTGTTTGGTACTTCGGACTGCTTTTCGGAATATCTGATTAGCCATCCGGAATACTTTGATACTTTGTTAACAAGTCGAGTACTTTACGACAATATCAATATCGATAGTGTCCGCGACCGAGTCGAGCAAGCTTTGCGTGGAGCGCGATCGCTTGACCGGCAGCTAATCCTTCTCCGGCGAGCGGTTAAGTTTGAACTGCTACTGGCAGCTTTGAGGCGTATTTTGAACTTATGCTCCCTTAGCGCCACATTGCGAGAGCTGAGTGAAATTGCAGACGCCAGCCTTGGGTTCGCGTTTGATCTGGCAGCGCGCCGCATGCTTGCCCGAATCGCAGGATGTGCACCTCACGAAGTCGAACCAACCGAATTGGAGAAACTTCAGTCTGAAGCAGCTACCTCATTCGCAGTGTTTGCTCTTGGAAAGTACGGTGGACGCGAAATCAATTTTGGCAGCGACTTGGACGTGGTGTACGTCTTTGATGAGACGAACGCAGCCGGGCAAATCTATTTGAACAGCTTGCAGCGAGCGATCCAGTTCGCTGACCACATAGCGTTTGTGTTGAGTGAACCACTTGCGGAAGGGCGAGTCTTCTCGCTGGATGTTCGTTTACGCCCACACGGTAAGAACGCTCCGGTAGTGACGCCGTTCTCTCTATACAAGACCTACCTCGAACAGACTGCTGAGGTGTGGGAATTCCTGGCACTCACACGTGCTCGTCACATTGCTGGCAATGTTGAGATAACGCGTGAGGTGCTTGCTACGGCACAACGGGAGGTTGCCCGCCGTTTCGAGCACTCCGTGATTCTTGAGGAAACGCTGGCGATGCGCAGGCGTTTGGAACAAAGCATTTCCGCTGACGAGTCAGCTGGGCTTGAGTTCAAGCGCTCAGCAGGAGGGCTTGTGGATATTGAGTTCCTCATCCAATACTACATGCTGGTGGGGCGGCTCACGTGGTCGCTGCATTCAGGTCAGTCCTACTTTGAAGTTCTGGAGGCAGCAGCGGCTCAGCCACCTTGCGATAGAAACGATTGGGAAATCCTACGCGCCACCTACTCCTATTATCGTCATGTAGAAACAGCTGTGCGTCTCGCGTGTGGAGAGCGGGGAACGACCCTGCCGAAAGACCCCACGAAACAGCGCAACGTTGCGATCCAATGCGGAAAAGAGAATGCCGAGGAACTTGTGAGGGAGCTCACTGAGAGGATGCATGAGGTCAGAGAAGTCTTCCAGCGGTGCATGGCCCACGAATCGTGATACTCTCGACGGATGGGTAAGATCCAACAAAGTGCTAATGTGTTTTCGCTTGATGAGATGCTCGAGAATCTAAGTATTTACTAACATTATGAGTGACGCAAAAGTGACTTACAGCGAGTTTGTTTTACGCCGACTGCATTCTCTGACGGGGGTTATTCCCCTCACATTTTTTATTTTCTTCCACTTCTTTGCAAATTCATATTCGACGAAGGGACCAGAAGCATTCAATGCAACGGTGGCAACGTTAAGAGGACTGCCGTATTTGCACGCGATTGAGTGGGGATTGCTATTTGCTCCTTTTCTTTTCCACATGATCTACGGTCTCTGGGTCGTCTACACGGGAAAGCCAAATCCCCTCCGTTATAAGTACCCCAGAAACTGGGCCTACTTATTTCAGCGAGTCACTGCCATCGTTCTCTTCGTGTTCATCCTTTACCATGTCATTTCGTTGCGGTTTATGGATTATCGAGCGATCAACCCCGCCACGGGGAAGCTCGACTTTTACAACCACCTCCATCATGAGTTCCAGAATCCGTTGATTTACTGGTGGTACGTGGTGGGCATTGCGTGCACAGCTTTCCATTTGGCGAATGGTCTGTGCACATTTTGCATGACGTGGGGGATTACCGTCGGTCGGACCTCGCAACGGTATTTTGCTTATGCCATGACAGGTTTAGGCATCCTGCTTTTTGTGGTAGGCGTGAGCGCAATCCATGGATTCCTGAATCCCCCCAAGGACGCAGTAAAGACAGCACAAGAAGTTTCAGTGCAGGCCGCAACCGTGCAAAACCCCTAACAATTTCTGTGGATGCTTAGAAACTACGGGCGAGCATGGACTATGTCGAAGCCTGCTCGCCCGTTTTCTTTGAAGCAAAGCCGAGAGTCATTTCAAAGGCCTCAGATCATTTCTACCGAAACGACCTCTGGAACCATTTCGACAATGCGTGCTTCGACACCCATCTTTAAGGTGTAAATTGAGCTTGGGCATCCAACGCAGGCTCCCTGAAGCCGTACGTAGACCACACGATTTTCCACCCGCACGAGCTCGATGTCGCCACCGTCTGCTTGAATGTACGGACGGATTTGCGCAATCAACGGTTCGACCTTCGCGAAGATGGCTGTATCCACTGGACTGCCAGTACTTTGCTCCTGAGGAGATGCGTCCGAGCTCGAGGCCTGCTCCTGCTGCTTGCGAATTGGATCGAAAATACCCATCGTTGCGGTTCTCCCATCTGTTTTCCTATGCGTAACAGAATGAACGGCTCCTATTCGTTCCTGAATCCGGATCCGCTCTCCTGCAAGACTTCCCAATACACCGCCTTTAAGCGGGCGCACATCCTCTCGGCGCTAAACTCCTGCTGTGCTTGTTCCGAGGCGGCACGCGAAAATCGCTCGCGTAGGGCCGGGTCAGACAGCAATCGGTTCAATGCTTCAGCAAGTGCGGTGGGATTGCCCGGCTCGACCACGAGGCCCGTTTCGCCATGCCGATTTACATACGGCACCCCGGTCGCGAGGGCAGTGCTGACAACCGGGAGGCCACAGGCCATGGCTTCAATCTGACAAATACCGAAGGCTTCGCTTCGCAGGTGTGAGGGCAGACAAAAAACTCGGGAGGCATGAAGATAAGCCACCACATCTTGGTCGTCCAGCTCCCCCAGAAAGACACAGCGTTCGGCGAGATCCCAATCGCGAACCATTCGCTTTAGCTTCGATTCTTCGGGGCCTGTCCCAATGATGAGAAGCTTCCCTGATGGCACACTCCGCATTGCTTCGATAAGAAAATGCAGCCCTTTGTAATAGCGCAACCGCCCTACAAAAAGAATCAACTGCTCGCCCCACTGCTGCCGAATCTCTAAGACTTTCTTTTCCACAGTGGGGGATTTTTGGAAGCGATCGAGCTCGATCCCAAGCGGAACAATGCGGAGTTTTTCCCGGTATTTCCGAAGCCACGGAGAGCTCTCCACGTAATTCGGCGAAGTAGGCATGATGCGGCGCGCCCGATCCATCATCCGTCGCTGAACGTGCGCAAAGAAAATCATCGCAGCGCGCTGGCGCACGACATCGCTGTGGTAAGTCATGACGAACGGGGTCTGAATCCCCCCAAGGAGGTACGCAAGGTCACCGGTAGGATTGGGATGGTGGAAATGCAAAAGATCCGCTCGTTGCGCTTCCTCACGCAAGGCACGTACGAATGCAGGACTCAAGGGCGCACTCCAAACCCGGCACCACTCCGGAACTCGCCGCACTCGGACACCATCCAGAACTTCTGTGCCCGCCTTTGCGGGCCCCCGACAAACCAGCACAGAGGTTTCAAATTCATCCCGCGTCCCTCGGGCCATCAGGTTGATGGTGTTCTCAATGCCTCCTCGGACGGGAGGGAAATAGTCCTTATAGATGTGCAGGACGCGAGGTCGTTGGATCATTGTCTGCCTTGCGCATCATGGATTGCAGCATCATAGATGGTCAAGATCTCCTCGATCCATCGCTCATAGGTGTGGTGCTTAAGAACGCGTTCTCGGGCCGTGGAGGCAAGCATGTGGGCGGTTGCGGGTTCATTCAGCAATCGGAGAATCGCCCGCGCCAATGCCTCCGGATCGCCCGGCGGAACCAACAAGCCGTTGACGCCGTCTTCAATGATCTCTGGTAGACAGCCCACTTGGGTTGCGACAAGAGGTACGCCGCTCGCCATGCTCTCGTAGGCAATCCGACTTGATCCTTCGCTTCCCAAGGAAGCAATCACTGAAATGTCGAGTGAGGCCAACAGACGTTCCACTTGAGGCACCCAGCCAAGCAATACCGTTCGACCCTCAATGCCGTACTCGCGGATTAGTCCTTCGAGGTAATCGAATTTGCCTTGAGAACCTCGTCCCGCCAGCACGAAGCGCGCCAAGGGAACAGCTTTCGCCACTGCGGCAGCCGCAGAAATAAAGATGTGTTGGCCCTTCACGTTCTGAAGGCGCGCCACTAAACCAATGAGCGGCATGGTGGCGTCCGTGGCTCCCAGTTCTTTTCGCAGTCCCTCGTCGCGCTGCGAGGGGTGAAAGCGATCCGTATCCACGGCAGAATAGATCACGTGTACCTTATTTGCCATGTCTGCCAAACTCGC
Coding sequences within it:
- a CDS encoding Aspartate aminotransferase codes for the protein MSCSPFQNIELAPPDPILGLTEAFNADTNPKKVNLGVGVYQDENGKVPVLKSVREAEKRWYEREDSKSYLPIDGVPAYNKAVQSLLFGADSNLIAEQRLVTVQTLGGTGALRLGADFLKRFFPNSAVYISNPSWENHRGIFEACGFEVRTYPYYDSNTSSLDFSAMADAFSKLPEHSIVLMHASCHNPTGVDLSEEQWEQVVPLLVERHAIVFLDFAYQGFAKDIEADTLALQAFAKRGVPFLVASSFSKNFSLYRERVGALTFVTANADEAKRVLSQAKRVVRTNWSNPPSHGAQVVALILNDPELREMWRGEVAAMRERIRKMRSLFVVKLRELGVKRDFSFIERQNGMFSFSGLTPDVVERLRNEYSLYIVRSGRICVAAMNERNIDYICSAIAAVLEK
- a CDS encoding Glutamate-ammonia-ligase adenylyltransferase; the encoded protein is MTIKALAQRLVANLIRKRPAVRDVYTEESLEKRVGALAALLRLESSAYAEGLQGIIEACLETPEPIAALTNFERFFESLEAPRECYERLARDAQALRCVSVLFGYSQFLSDVLIRYPEFFDWLCAPSRLEAPKGTAEYREEALGIVQAEEDSSTARNMLARWRRREILRIGARDLLRHASIEIITHEISDLAQACITAAADVAWREMVNRYGEPQAESELQPRHTAGMCVIGMGKLGGRELNFSSDIDLIFIYEAEGETSGLLPDGRRVQPTSNHQFFNKMGEAIVRFLSEPGEHGNLFRVDMRLRPEGKAGPLARSLESFANYLGQQARDWEKLAYLKARVMCGPAQLAERIYRFTQEFVFDATEPEQIIREIEKLKLMIDREVHLSDLYHREVKRGYGGIREIEFVIAAMQIVYGRTHRALRVRNIFVAIERLREVNLLTADEAEFYLDAYSFLRLVEHRLQMAAEHQTHTLPAQPNQRAILAARCHFASPEEFEAKLSSVTNGVHERFVRFFQQDVTEASRELSDVLVILDQDADESAAIDVLARYHLGNKECLRLIRDLCYGTREVFVSAEGQRYFEQMVPSLLRLTMRMPDPPAVIRNLHSFMLSIKGITYYYELIAQHTDILKLLVLLFGTSDCFSEYLISHPEYFDTLLTSRVLYDNINIDSVRDRVEQALRGARSLDRQLILLRRAVKFELLLAALRRILNLCSLSATLRELSEIADASLGFAFDLAARRMLARIAGCAPHEVEPTELEKLQSEAATSFAVFALGKYGGREINFGSDLDVVYVFDETNAAGQIYLNSLQRAIQFADHIAFVLSEPLAEGRVFSLDVRLRPHGKNAPVVTPFSLYKTYLEQTAEVWEFLALTRARHIAGNVEITREVLATAQREVARRFEHSVILEETLAMRRRLEQSISADESAGLEFKRSAGGLVDIEFLIQYYMLVGRLTWSLHSGQSYFEVLEAAAAQPPCDRNDWEILRATYSYYRHVETAVRLACGERGTTLPKDPTKQRNVAIQCGKENAEELVRELTERMHEVREVFQRCMAHES
- a CDS encoding Succinate dehydrogenase cytochrome b558 subunit — translated: MTYSEFVLRRLHSLTGVIPLTFFIFFHFFANSYSTKGPEAFNATVATLRGLPYLHAIEWGLLFAPFLFHMIYGLWVVYTGKPNPLRYKYPRNWAYLFQRVTAIVLFVFILYHVISLRFMDYRAINPATGKLDFYNHLHHEFQNPLIYWWYVVGIACTAFHLANGLCTFCMTWGITVGRTSQRYFAYAMTGLGILLFVVGVSAIHGFLNPPKDAVKTAQEVSVQAATVQNP
- a CDS encoding Iron-sulfur cluster assembly scaffold protein NifU, whose translation is MGIFDPIRKQQEQASSSDASPQEQSTGSPVDTAIFAKVEPLIAQIRPYIQADGGDIELVRVENRVVYVRLQGACVGCPSSIYTLKMGVEARIVEMVPEVVSVEMI
- a CDS encoding Glycosyltransferase, with amino-acid sequence MIQRPRVLHIYKDYFPPVRGGIENTINLMARGTRDEFETSVLVCRGPAKAGTEVLDGVRVRRVPEWCRVWSAPLSPAFVRALREEAQRADLLHFHHPNPTGDLAYLLGGIQTPFVMTYHSDVVRQRAAMIFFAHVQRRMMDRARRIMPTSPNYVESSPWLRKYREKLRIVPLGIELDRFQKSPTVEKKVLEIRQQWGEQLILFVGRLRYYKGLHFLIEAMRSVPSGKLLIIGTGPEESKLKRMVRDWDLAERCVFLGELDDQDVVAYLHASRVFCLPSHLRSEAFGICQIEAMACGLPVVSTALATGVPYVNRHGETGLVVEPGNPTALAEALNRLLSDPALRERFSRAASEQAQQEFSAERMCARLKAVYWEVLQESGSGFRNE
- a CDS encoding Glycosyltransferase; protein product: MRILITNSARKYIGEAAHCVDLARELRRAGHDALLVVRKGYELESRAQQAELPAVALNYSGSFQLTSDSKDLFAFHRLIREWRPDVIHCHRGKDHWLAAVHRVLFQSKIPIVRTRHVVVPMQRHILNRWLLRKATSQVIAVSQQAAASLADMANKVHVIYSAVDTDRFHPSQRDEGLRKELGATDATMPLIGLVARLQNVKGQHIFISAAAAVAKAVPLARFVLAGRGSQGKFDYLEGLIREYGIEGRTVLLGWVPQVERLLASLDISVIASLGSEGSSRIAYESMASGVPLVATQVGCLPEIIEDGVNGLLVPPGDPEALARAILRLLNEPATAHMLASTARERVLKHHTYERWIEEILTIYDAAIHDAQGRQ